A single window of Polaribacter sp. SA4-10 DNA harbors:
- a CDS encoding DUF4268 domain-containing protein, which translates to MFSKEEAALLRKEFWTSFGKSFPRKWLLYNTKIKGFSFKFAADRKKAMVCLDIEHPEDIANELLFDQMVSLKALLEAEIPEIIFNDSYELESRKLIHRIYVPFEGQFSIHNKNTWRDCYEFFVETMPKFELFFYEYEDFIKQAT; encoded by the coding sequence ATGTTCTCTAAAGAAGAAGCTGCATTATTACGTAAAGAGTTCTGGACTAGTTTTGGGAAGTCTTTTCCAAGGAAATGGTTGTTGTATAACACCAAAATAAAAGGGTTCTCTTTTAAGTTTGCTGCAGACAGAAAAAAAGCAATGGTTTGTTTAGACATTGAACATCCAGAAGATATTGCAAATGAGCTTTTGTTTGATCAAATGGTTTCTTTAAAAGCGTTGTTAGAAGCTGAAATTCCTGAAATTATTTTTAATGATTCCTATGAGCTAGAAAGCAGAAAATTGATTCATAGAATTTATGTTCCTTTTGAAGGGCAGTTTAGCATTCATAATAAAAATACGTGGCGAGATTGTTATGAGTTTTTTGTAGAAACAATGCCAAAATTTGAACTCTTTTTC
- a CDS encoding tRNA-(ms[2]io[6]A)-hydroxylase encodes MLGLQFDTETSWAEIAKDNLQQILTDHAFLEQKAASNAVSIIINYSEETELVKEMSNIAIEEMQHFKMVHLLMVKRGMVLGREQKNDYAIRLQKFFNKTKDRTNALVQRLLIAALIEARSCERFKVFSENMEDEELSKFYNNLMISEAAHYTTFLQFARQYQDRTIVDEKWNALLAFEAEMMKERGNKATIHG; translated from the coding sequence ATGTTAGGTTTACAATTTGATACAGAAACTTCTTGGGCAGAAATTGCCAAAGATAATTTACAACAAATACTTACAGATCACGCTTTTTTAGAGCAAAAAGCAGCTTCTAATGCTGTTTCTATAATTATTAATTATTCTGAAGAAACTGAGTTGGTAAAAGAAATGAGCAATATTGCTATTGAAGAAATGCAACATTTTAAAATGGTGCATTTATTAATGGTAAAACGTGGAATGGTTTTAGGAAGAGAACAAAAGAATGATTACGCTATTAGATTGCAAAAATTCTTTAATAAAACAAAAGACAGAACCAACGCTTTAGTGCAACGTTTACTTATTGCTGCTCTAATTGAAGCAAGAAGTTGTGAGCGTTTTAAAGTGTTTTCTGAAAACATGGAAGATGAAGAATTGTCTAAATTCTATAATAATTTAATGATTTCTGAAGCAGCACATTATACTACTTTTTTACAATTTGCACGCCAATACCAAGACAGAACTATTGTTGATGAAAAATGGAATGCTCTTTTAGCTTTTGAAGCTGAAATGATGAAAGAGCGTGGGAATAAGGCAACAATTCACGGTTAA